In Pleurodeles waltl isolate 20211129_DDA chromosome 5, aPleWal1.hap1.20221129, whole genome shotgun sequence, one genomic interval encodes:
- the GPR6 gene encoding G-protein coupled receptor 6 — MNESANESEALVPLPWIQASDGNSSLELSSLFPFFAINPWDIMLCISGTIIACENAIVVAIIFYTPTLRTPMFVLIGSLATADLLAGFGLIMNFVFQYVIQSETVSLVTVGFLVASFTASVSSLLAITVDRYLSLYNALTYYSERTILWIHLMLIITWGVSICLGLLPILGWNCLEDSSSCSIVRPLTKSNVTLLSASFFFIFTLMLHLYIKICKIVCRHAHQIALQQHFLTASHYVATKKGVSTLAIILGTFGASWLPFAIYCVVGDHDYPTVYTYATLLPATYNSMINPIIYAYRNTEIQRAMWVLFCGCFQSKVPFRSRSPSDV, encoded by the coding sequence ATGAATGAGAGCGCCAACGAGAGCGAAGCTCTGGTACCCCTGCCCTGGATCCAGGCTAGTGATGGCAACTCCTCCCTGGAACTGTCATCCCTCTTCCCGTTCTTCGCAATCAACCCCTGGGACATCATGCTCTGCATTTCTGGCACCATCATTGCCTGCGAGAATGCCATAGTGGTGGCCATCATATTCTATACACCCACCCTGCGGACGCCCATGTTCGTACTGATTGGTAGCCTGGCCACAGCGGACCTGCTGGCAGGCTTCGGCCTGATCATGAACTTTGTCTTTCAGTATGTGATACAGTCGGAGACCGTCAGTCTGGTCACTGTTGGCTTCCTGGTGGCCTCTTTCACAGCGTCGGTGAGCAGCTTGTTAGCCATCACAGTGGATCGCTATCTCTCGCTGTACAATGCACTGACTTACTACTCTGAGAGGACCATCCTGTGGATCCACCTCATGCTCATCATCACCTGGGGGGTATCCATCTGCTTGGGCCTCCTGCCTATCCTGGGCTGGAACTGCCTGGAGGACAGCTCGTCCTGCAGCATTGTCCGGCCCCTGACCAAGAGCAATGTAACTCTCCTCtctgcctcctttttctttatctttacCTTAATGCTCCACCTGTACATCAAGATCTGCAAGATTGTCTGCAGGCATGCCCACCAGATTGCCCTGCAGCAGCACTTCCTGACGGCCTCTCATTACGTGGCCACCAAGAAGGGGGTGTCCACGCTGGCTATCATCCTGGGGACATTTGGGGCCAGTTGGCTGCCCTTTGCCATCTACTGTGTGGTGGGCGACCATGACTACCCAACGGTGTACACTTACGCCACCCTGCTGCCAGCCACTTACAATTCTATGATCAACCCTATCATCTATGCCTACAGAAACACAGAGATCCAGAGGGCCATGTGGGTCCTCTTCTGTGGCTGTTTCCAGTCCAAAGTGCCCTTTCGCTCCAGATCCCCCAGTGATGTATGA